The Schizosaccharomyces pombe strain 972h- genome assembly, chromosome: I genome contains a region encoding:
- the rpl501 gene encoding 60S ribosomal protein uL18, with protein sequence MPFIKAVKSSPYFSRYQTKYRRRREGKTDYYARKRLIAQAKNKYNAPKYRLVVRFSNRFVTCQIVSSRVNGDYVLAHAHSSELPRYGIKWGLANWTAAYATGLLVARRALAKVGLADKYEGVTEPEGEFELTEAIEDGPRPFKVFLDVGLKRTSTGSRVFGAMKGASDGGLFIPHSPNRFPGFDIETEELDDETLRKYIYGGHVAEYMEMLIDDDEERYQKQFSGLIADGIESDQLEDIYAEAYAKIREDPSFQKSGKDAAAFKAESLKHTQRKLTAEERKERFNAKVIEAGRA encoded by the coding sequence ATGCCCTTCATCAAAGCAGTCAAGAGCAGCCCATACTTCTCACGTTACCAGACGAAATATCGTCGTCGTCGTGAGGGTAAAACCGATTATTACGCTCGTAAGCGTTTGATTGCCCAGGCCAAGAACAAGTACAATGCTCCCAAGTACCGTTTGGTCGTTCGTTTCTCCAACCGTTTCGTCACATGCCAAATAGTTTCTTCTAGAGTAAACGGTGACTATGTTCTTGCTCATGCTCACTCTTCTGAGCTCCCTCGCTACGGTATCAAATGGGGTTTGGCCAACTGGACTGCCGCCTACGCTACCGGTCTTTTGGTCGCTCGTCGTGCTCTTGCCAAGGTTGGCCTCGCTGACAAATATGAGGGTGTCACTGAACCCGAAGGTGAATTTGAGCTTACCGAGGCCATCGAGGATGGTCCTCGTCCTTTCAAGGTTTTCTTGGATGTTGGTTTGAAGCGTACTTCTACCGGTTCTCGTGTCTTTGGTGCCATGAAGGGTGCTTCTGATGGTGGATTGTTTATTCCCCACTCTCCCAACCGTTTCCCTGGTTTCGATATTGAAACCGAGGAGTTGGATGATGAGACTCTCCGCAAATATATCTATGGTGGCCATGTTGCTGAATACATGGAGATGCTtattgatgatgatgaagagCGTTATCAAAAGCAATTCTCTGGTTTGATCGCTGATGGTATTGAGAGTGATCAACTTGAGGACATCTATGCTGAGGCCTATGCCAAGATCCGTGAGGATCCCTCTTTCCAAAAGTCTGGTAAGGATGCTGCTGCTTTCAAGGCTGAGTCACTCAAGCATACTCAAAGGAAACTCACTGCTGAAGAGCGCAAGGAACGTTTCAACGCCAAGGTTATCGAGGCTGGTCGTGCTTAA
- the new4 gene encoding protein new4, translating into MDKQIPKFEITRSSLLDQCKSFLPELEKANQTLLEHPDSQQDVQNLSDESNYIEMDLALGVLEKQPENSISEDTESEIQANENQGTLEHLMNLYNSRDREKGNEVTLTDFLHEKLSRAAQADLEHEESASIDQDEMVAIETRKTKK; encoded by the exons atggACAAACAAATTcccaaatttgaaattaccAGATCATCAC TCTTGGACCAGTGCAAGTCATTTTTGCCAGAATTGGAGAAAGCAAATCAAACGCTACTAGAACATCCGGATTCACAACAGGACGTTCAAAATTTGTCAGATGAGAGTAATTATATAGAAATG gATTTAGCGTTAGGTGTGCTCGAAAAACAACCAGAGAACTCCATATCAGAAGATACGGAAAGCGAAATTCAGGCAAATGAAAACCAGGGAACATTGGAGCATTTAATGAATCTTTACAATTCAAGGGATCGGGAGAAGGGAAACGAAGTGACACTAACAGACTTTCTGCACGAAAAATTAAGTCGTGCGGCACAAGCGGACTTAGAACATGAAGAATCCGCGAGCATTGATCAAGATGAAATGGTTGCAATagaaacaagaaaaacaaagaaataa
- a CDS encoding NAD/NADH kinase has translation MAEFDDSCLPTNPTTENDYHGSFPYCSVHAQLYPYVSDCMVMHRKAPINEQEALRDVVWETRTINKKLHVTPIKPNITSILLVSKPGDEEVEEKLKEFVYWLISLDNITVFIQKSMEDLFEKTEKIQYWTTLLCTKHSQLFDLVLTLGGDGTVLYTSRLFQRTVPPIMPFAMGTLGFLTHFDVKKYKTSILEICNEMYVHLRTRFECRVMKKKNRTQWINIDEHLSQSLHATDTETHTFTDSLVVLNEVVIDRGPNTAMSDIMLYVDSKYLTTVKADGLCISTPTGSTAYSLAAGGSLCHPDISVMIVSPICAHSLSLRPIHVPDSMALHVVIPQDAQQSSWISFDGRNRTELLPGDYLTVRISRYPFPTVHSTEEDADWFESIKRTLMWNQN, from the exons ATGGCGGAATTCGATGATTCATGCTTACCAACAAATCCCACAACGGAAAATGATTATCACGGAAGCTTTCCATATTGCTCCGTTCATGCACAGTTGTATCCATACGTTTCAGATTGCATGGTGATGCACAGGAAGGCACCGATCAACGAGCAGGAGGCTTTACGAGACGTAGTTTGGGAAACTCGtacaattaataaaaaacttc ATGTAACTCCCATCAAGCCCAACATCACTTCGATTTTGCTCGTTTCCAAGCCTGGAGACGAAGAAGTAGAAGAAAAACTCAAAGAGTTTGTATATTGGTTAATTTCTTTAGATAACATAACCGTTTTTATCCAAAAAAGTATGGAGGACctctttgaaaaaactgaaaagaTTCAGTATTGGACAACACTGCTATGTACCAAGCATTCTCAGCTTTTTGATCTTGTATTGACACTGGGCGGCGACGGAACTGTTTTGTATACTAGTCGACTATTTCAACGAACTGTACCGCCAATCATGCCTTTTGCAATGGGTACATTGGGTTTTCTTACTCATTTCGATGTCAAAAAGTACAAGACTTCCATCTTGGAGATTTGTAATGAAATGTACGTCCACCTTCGTACACGATTTGAGTGCCGTgtaatgaagaaaaagaatcgTACACAATGGATCAATATCGATGAGCACTTGTCTCAGTCACTTCATGCCACAGACACGGAAACACACACATTTACTGATTCCTTAGTCGTGCTCAATGAAGTTGTCATCGATAGGGGTCCCAACACTGCTATGAGTGACATTATGCTTTACGTAGATTCCAAATATCTCACTACCGTCAAAGCAGATGGTTTATGTATTTCTACTCCTACTGGTTCCACGGCCTATTCA CTTGCCGCTGGTGGTTCCTTATGTCATCCAGATATTTCCGTTATGATTGTTAGTCCTATATGTGCACACTCCCTTAGTTTACGACCCATTCACGTACCAGATTCTATGGCTCTTCACGTTGTAATTCCTCAGGATGCCCAACAAAGTAGTTG GATTTCCTTCGATGGCAGGAATCGAACTGAACTGCTACCAGGCGATTATTTGACTGTCCGCATTTCGCGGTATCCATTTCCTACAGTTCATTCGACAGAAGAAGACGCGGACTGGTTTGAAAGCATAAAACGTACATTGATGTGGAACCAAAATTAG
- the rpl3202 gene encoding 60S ribosomal protein eL32 codes for MAAVNIIKKRTKPFKRHQSDRFKRVGESWRKPRGIDSCVRRRFRGTISMPKIGYGNNKKTRYCMPNGLKAFLVRNVSDVELLLMHNKTYAAEIAGNVSARKRVEIVEKARALGVKVTNAGAKVRSQE; via the coding sequence ATGGCTGCTGTCAATATCATCAAGAAGCGCACCAAGCCCTTCAAGCGCCATCAGTCTGACCGCTTCAAGCGTGTTGGAGAATCATGGAGAAAGCCCAGAGGTATTGATAGTTGTGTTCGTCGTCGTTTCCGTGGCACCATTTCCATGCCCAAGATTGGTTATGGAAATAACAAGAAGACCAGATACTGCATGCCTAATGGATTGAAGGCTTTCCTAGTCCGTAACGTTTCAGATGTTGAGCTCTTGTTGATGCATAACAAGACTTATGCTGCTGAGATTGCTGGTAACGTCTCTGCTCGTAAGCGTGttgaaattgttgaaaaggCTCGTGCTCTCGGTGTAAAGGTCACCAATGCCGGTGCTAAGGTTCGCTCTCAGGAGTAA